One region of Quercus lobata isolate SW786 chromosome 2, ValleyOak3.0 Primary Assembly, whole genome shotgun sequence genomic DNA includes:
- the LOC115974030 gene encoding mitogen-activated protein kinase kinase kinase 18-like, with product MAHDIKWSKVQVLGKGSYGTVYLAIANRVGSAFSSPFSGLIAIKSAVFQNSLSLQKEAEILQDLVDCPEIVHYFGNDLTIESGVGFYNLQLEYASGGTLEDLIKKTGGKLVEYDVQRYTRMIVKGLRCIHEKGYVHCDLKPANILVFCSKAGRGNAVKIADFGISKITREEYGFVKRKFCFRGTPIYMSPESVALGEIEAPLDIWSLGCTVIEMITGKHVWNCKGLEDLMFQIAFGKEPPKIPETMSEHGKDFLRKCFVRDPRKRWTAEMLLNHPFISETECLKSTKIRLIGCSSSISRRLSSSETLLPPPGFSAFPSVLPGHAQVSSDPEVKHYSGNFKLWGGGPAYGFESVRSKKKYLNINLVDLMSIITNPVNRLPMDEFNNINELK from the exons ATGGCACATGACATAAAGTGGTCAAAAGTTCAAGTTCTTGGAAAAGGATCCTACGGAACTGTGTATTTAGCAATTGCAAACCGAGTCGGTTCCGCCTTCTCCTCTCCTTTTTCTGGCCTGATAGCTATAAAGTCAGCGGTTTTTCAAAACTCTTTATCGCTTCAAAAGGAGGCCGAAATCTTGCAAGACTTGGTAGACTGCCCTGAGATTGTTCATTATTTTGGAAACGATTTGACTATTGAAAGTGGCGTAGGGTTCTATAACTTGCAGCTAGAGTATGCGTCAGGAGGCACCCTTGAAGATTTAATCAAGAAAACTGGAGGAAAATTAGTGGAATATGATGTGCAAAGGTATACTCGGATGATTGTTAAAGGGCTTCGCTGCATTCATGAAAAAGGTTACGTACATTGCGACCTGAAGCCAGCAAATATTCTTGTTTTTTGTTCCAAAGCTGGTAGAGGCAATGCTGTTAAGATTGCTGATTTTGGAATATCGAAAATTACGAGAGAGGAGTACGGTTTTGTGAAGAGAAAGTTTTGCTTTCGGGGAACTCCTATATATATGTCCCCAGAATCTGTTGCATTAGGTGAAATTGAAGCTCCTTTGGATATATGGTCTTTGGGATGTACAGTCATTGAGATGATTACTGGAAAGCATGTATGGAATTGTAAAGGTCTAGAAGACTTAATGTTTCAAATTGCTTTTGGAAAAGAGCCACCCAAAATACCCGAAACTATGTCAGAACATGGGAAAGATTTCTTGAGGAAGTGTTTTGTAAGAGATCCCAGAAAGAGGTGGACTGCTGAGATGCTACTGAACCATCCTTTTATCAGTGAAACTGAATGTTTGAAATCTACAAAAATCCGCCTTATTGGTTGTTCTTCATCAATTTCAAGGAGACTGTCTTCCTCAGAAACTTTGCTTCCTCCTCCTGGATTTTCTGCTTTTCCTTCAGTGCTGCCTGGGCATGCCCA GGTAAGCAGTGATCCAGAGGTTAAGCATTACTCTGGTAACTTTAAGCTATGGGGTGGTGGGCCCGCTTATGGGTTCGAATCAGTACGTTCTAAGAAGAAATATTTGAATATCAATCTCGTTGATCTCATGAGTATCATTACAAATCCCGTCAATCGTCTTCCAATGGATGAGTTTAACAACATCAATGAGTTGAAATGA
- the LOC115974031 gene encoding mitogen-activated protein kinase kinase kinase 18-like, which translates to MVFAVFQKSLSLQKKAKILQDLVDCPEIVHYFGNDLSVESGVGFYNLQLEYASGGTLEDLIKKTGGKLVEYDVQRLRTLRPEARNILVFRSKDGRGIVVKIADFGILKILREENDFVKRKLCFRGTPIYMSPESVALGLVMFQIVFGKEPPKIPETMSEHGKDFLGKCFVRDPRKRWTAEMLLNQPFVIETECLTSTKIRLDCSFINFKGTVFLRNIASSSWILCFSFNAAWACPLLW; encoded by the exons ATGGTGTTTG CggtttttcaaaaatctttaTCGCTTCAAAAGAAGGCCAAAATCTTGCAAGACTTGGTTGACTGCCCTGAGATTGTTCATTATTTTGGAAACGATTTGAGTGTTGAAAGTGGCGTAGGGTTCTATAACTTGCAGCTAGAGTATGCGTCAGGAGGCACCCTTGAAGATTTAATCAAGAAAACTGGAGGAAAATTAGTGGAATATGATGTGCAAAG GTTACGTACATTGCGACCTGAAGCCAGAAATATTCTTGTTTTTCGTTCTAAAGATGGTAGAGGCATTGTTGTTAAGATTGCTGATTTTGGAATATTGAAAATTCTGAGAGAGGAGAATGATTTTGTGAAGAGAAAGCTTTGCTTTCGGGGAACTCCTATATATATGTCTCCAGAATCTGTTGCATTAG GTCTAGTAatgtttcaaattgtttttggaaaggaGCCACCAAAAATACCCGAAACTATGTCAGAACATGGGAAAGATTTCTTGGGGAAGTGTTTTGTAAGAGATCCTAGAAAGAGGTGGACTGCTGAGATGCTACTGAACCAACCTTTCGTCATTGAAACTGAATGTTTGACATCTACAAAAATCCGTCTTGATTGTTCTTTCATCAATTTCAAGGGGACTGTCTTCCTCAGAAACATTGCTTCCTCCTCCTGGATTCTATGCTTTTCCTTCAATGCTGCATGGGCATGCCCATTATTATGGTAA
- the LOC115977527 gene encoding zinc finger transcription factor YY1 isoform X2 yields the protein MEMQFTHTLFERRPIVKSKTPAVKWFKEWVPQDVVATGGKCFVMKWVTEESLKALKEKAKEPEPPEPEPEPTTEVLFLCSYEGCGKTFIDAGALRKHSHIHGERQYVCHYEGCGKAFSLDFNLRSHMKTHSQENYHICPYPDCGKRYAHEYKLKNHIASHHEKNVPVDVAKYTPPSEKQNKTPKPSSGVYASASSDRPYACPYEGCEKAYIHEYKLKLHLRREHPGHTSDENAENAAANADNEMDEASDQDAYVGKRVNGKSQKQSRPKPNLKLPPAKITQRKGSTPSPAPVNVIKKPWPAKEEAYEEEDSEETEEDRDNVEDGWRYAENNEDDDEETEYED from the exons ATGGAGATGCAGTTCACTCACACTCTATTCGAAAGGCGCCCCATTGTCAAGTCCAAAACCCCCGCTGTTAAATGGTTCAAAGAATG gGTTCCCCAAGATGTTGTAGCGACTGGTGGGAAATGCTTTGTCATGAAATGGGTCACTG AGGAAAGCTTGAAGGCCTTGAAAGAGAAGGCAAAAGAGCCAGAGCCACCAGAGCCAGAACCAGAACCAACGACTGAAGTACTTTTCCTTTGCAGTTATGAAGGCTGTGGCAAGACCTTTATTGATGCTGGTGCTTTGAGGAAGCATTCCCACATCCATGGAGAGAGACAATATGTTTGTCACTATGAGGGTTGTGGAAAG GCATTTTCCCTGGATTTCAACCTAAGGTCGCACATGAAAACACATTCACAGGAAAATTATCATATATGCCCATACCCAGATTGTGGAAAGAGATACGCTCATGAGTACAAGCTAAAGAACCACATTGCATCTCACCATGAAAAG AACGTGCCTGTGGATGTGGCAAAATACACCCCACCCTCAGAAAAGCAGAACAAAACTCCTAAGCCTTCTTCTGGGGTTTATGCATCTGCATCATCTGACCGCCCTTATGCGTGTCCTTACGAAGGGTGTGAAAAGGCCTACATCCATGAATACAAGCTTAAACTCCATTTGAGGAGAGAGCATCCTGGGCACACATCTGATGAGAATGCAGAGAATGCTGCTGCTAATGCTGATAATGAGATGGATGAAGCCAGTGATCAAGATGCTTATGTAGGAAAACGTGTAAATGGAAAAAGTCAGAAACAAAGCAGGCCCAAACCAAACTTGAAGTTGCCTCCTGCAAAAATTACACAGCGCAAAGGCTCGACTCCATCTCCTGCACCTGTAAATGTAATTAAAAAACCATGGCCTGCCAAAGAAGAAGCTTATGAGGAAGAAGATAGTGAAGAAACAGAGGAGGACCGTGACAATGTTGAGGATGGTTGGAGGTACGCAGAAaataatgaggatgatgatgaagaaacaGAGTATGAAGACTAG
- the LOC115963499 gene encoding uncharacterized protein LOC115963499 translates to MALRRASSTFFNKLVHSTTRQSVHNNVAPHRSFSSDFVGSGTHSLRESMMNQMLHLDINSQIGSCMPLAAMRIGTMIHNIEVNPGQGGKLVRAAGTCAKILKEPTSRYCLIKLPSGAEKLIDSRCRATIGMVSNPSHGARKLRKAGQSRWLGRRPVVRGVAMNPVDHPHGGGEGRSKSSGNHGRCSLTPWGKPCKSGYKTGPLKRRK, encoded by the exons ATGGCTCTTCGGCGAGCTTCATCGACTTTCTTCAACAAACTCGTTCACTCTACGACACGCCAATCTGTCCACAACAACGTTGCTCCTCATCGCAGTTTCTCCTCCG ATTTCGTTGGAAGTGGTACTCATAGTTTGCGTGAGAGCATGATGAACCAGATGCTTCATCTTGATATAAATTCACAAATTGGGAGTTGTATGCCGCTTGCGGCTATGCGTATTGGAACAATGATCCACAACATTGAGGTCAACCCGGGTCAAGGTGGCAAGCTAGTTCGAGCTGCGGGAACCTGCGCAAAGATCTTGAAAGAGCCGACGTCTAGATACTGTTTAATTAAACTGCCTTCAGGTGCTGAGAAGTTGATTGATTCTCGGTGTCGGGCCACAATTGGTATGGTGTCAAACCCAAGTCATGGGGCTCGAAAGCTCAGGAAGGCTGGGCAGAGCCGGTGGTTGGGTCGAAGACCAGTAGTTAGAGGAGTGGCTATGAATCCGGTTGATCATCCTCATGGTGGAGGTGAGGGTCGAAGCAAGAGTAGTGGGAATCATGGAAGGTGTTCTCTTACTCCTTGGGGCAAGCCATGTAAGTCTGGGTACAAGACTGGACCCTTGAAGCGCAGAAAGTAG
- the LOC115977528 gene encoding ubiquitin-like domain-containing CTD phosphatase, giving the protein MAASASASASASASASTVTSSSVSEEELTLTVKWSGKEYKVRVCADDSVGELKRRICELTTVLPKRQKLLYPKLIATRLADDSVLLSQLPLKSSLKMTMIGTIEDDLLVEQGDSPEVIDDFNLGNEEAVEVQIKDKDVNKQKLRRRIDQYKIELKNPCREGKKLLVLDIDYTLFDHRSTAENPLELMRPYLHEFLTAAYAEYDIMIWSATSIKWVELKMGQLGVLSNPNYKITALLDHLAMITVQSDSRGIFDCKPLGLIWAQFPEFYSSKNTIMFDDLRRNFVMNPQNGLIIKPFRKAHANRDNDQELVKLTQYLLAIAELDDLSTLNHNHWERFTEDNVKRPRHA; this is encoded by the exons ATGGCAGCTTCTGCTTCTGCTTCTGCTTCGGCTTCGGCTTCGGCTTCGACAGTAACATCATCGTCAGTGTCCGAGGAAGAGCTGACGCTGACAGTGAAATGGAGTGGGAAGGAGTACAAGGTCCGAGTTTGTGCGGACGACTCAGTGGGCGAGTTGAAACGCCGAATCTGTGAGTTAACCACCGTGTTGCCCAAACGCCAAAAGCTTCTGTACCCAAAACTCATTGCCACAAGACTCGCTGATGACTCTGTGTTGCTCTCTCAACTCCCCCTCAAGTCCTCTCTCAAGATGACCATGATTGG TACCATTGAAGATGATCTACTTGTGGAGCAAGGTGACTCTCCAGAGGTTATCGATGATTTCAATCTTGGGAATGAGGAAGCTGTTGAAGTTCAAATTAAAGATAAAGATGTGAATAAGCAAAAATTGAGGAGACGTATTGATCAATACAAG ATTGAACTTAAGAATCCATGTCGTGAAGGAAAAAAGCTGCTTGTTCTAGATATTGATTATACTCTATTTGATCACAGATCAACAGCTGAGAACCCACTTGAACTTATGAGGCCTT ATCTACATGAGTTTCTTACAGCTGCTTATGCAGAGTATGATATCATGATATGGTCTGCAACGAG CATCAAGTGGGTTGAACTAAAGATGGGACAGCTTGGGGTACTCAGCAATCCTAACTACAAAATCACAGCTCTTCTAGACCACTTAGCAATGATCACCGTGCAATCAGATTCTCGTGGTATCTTTGATTGCAAGCCACTAGGCTTGATTTGGGCTCAGTTCCCTGAG TTCTACAGTTCGAAAAACACTATCATGTTCGATGATTTGCGAAGAAATTTTGTGATGAACCCACAAAATGGTTTGATAATCAAGCCATTCAGGAAGGCTCATGCAAATCGGGACAATGATCAGGAGCTTGTGAAGCTTACCCAATACTTGCTAGCCATTGCAGAACTTGACGACTTGAGTACCCTTAATCATAATCATTGGGAGAGATTCACCGAGGATAATGTCAAAAGACCTAGGCACGCTTGA
- the LOC115974029 gene encoding mitogen-activated protein kinase kinase kinase 17-like: MRQEAPSKILIKKTGGKLVEYDVQRYTRMIVKGLRCIHEKGYVHCDLKPANILVFRSKAGRGNAVKIADFGISKITREEYGFVNRKFCFRGTPIYMSPESVALGEIEAPLDIWSLGCTVIEMITGKHVWNCKGLEDLMFQIVFGKEPPKIPETMSELGKDFLRKCFVRDPRKWWTAEMLLNHPFISETECLTSTKIRLIGCSSSISRRLSSSETLLPPPGFSAFPSVLPGHAQCYGNWQLGWGYGQ, encoded by the coding sequence ATGCGTCAGGAGGCACCCTCGAAGATTTTAATCAAGAAAACTGGAGGAAAATTAGTGGAATACGATGTGCAAAGGTATACTCGGATGATTGTTAAAGGGCTTCGCTGCATTCATGAAAAGGGTTACGTACATTGCGACCTGAAGCCAGCAAATATTCTTGTTTTTCGTTCCAAAGCTGGTAGAGGCAATGCTGTTAAGATTGCTGATTTTGGAATATCGAAAATTACGAGAGAGGAGTATGGTTTTGTGAATAGAAAGTTTTGCTTTCGGGGAACTCCTATATATATGTCTCCAGAATCTGTTGCATTAGGTGAAATTGAAGCTCCTCTGGATATATGGTCTTTGGGATGTACGGTCATTGAGATGATTACTGGAAAGCATGTATGGAATTGTAAAGGTCTAGAAGACTTAatgtttcaaattgtttttggaaaggaGCCACCCAAAATACCCGAAACTATGTCAGAACTTGGGAAAGATTTCTTGAGGAAGTGTTTTGTAAGAGATCCCAGAAAGTGGTGGACTGCTGAGATGCTACTGAACCATCCTTTTATCAGTGAAACTGAATGTTTGACATCTACAAAAATTCGCCTTATTGGTTGTTCTTCATCAATTTCAAGGAGACTGTCTTCCTCAGAAACTTTGCTTCCTCCTCCTGGATTTTCTGCTTTTCCTTCAGTGCTGCCTGGGCATGCCCAGTGTTATGGTAACTGGCAACTTGGATGGGGTTATGGACAATGA
- the LOC115977527 gene encoding zinc finger transcription factor YY1 isoform X1, whose product MEMQFTHTLFERRPIVKSKTPAVKWFKEWVPQDVVATGGKCFVMKWVTEESLKALKEKAKEPEPPEPEPEPTTEVLFLCSYEGCGKTFIDAGALRKHSHIHGERQYVCHYEGCGKKFLDSSKLKRHFLIHTGERDFICPHEGCGKAFSLDFNLRSHMKTHSQENYHICPYPDCGKRYAHEYKLKNHIASHHEKNVPVDVAKYTPPSEKQNKTPKPSSGVYASASSDRPYACPYEGCEKAYIHEYKLKLHLRREHPGHTSDENAENAAANADNEMDEASDQDAYVGKRVNGKSQKQSRPKPNLKLPPAKITQRKGSTPSPAPVNVIKKPWPAKEEAYEEEDSEETEEDRDNVEDGWRYAENNEDDDEETEYED is encoded by the exons ATGGAGATGCAGTTCACTCACACTCTATTCGAAAGGCGCCCCATTGTCAAGTCCAAAACCCCCGCTGTTAAATGGTTCAAAGAATG gGTTCCCCAAGATGTTGTAGCGACTGGTGGGAAATGCTTTGTCATGAAATGGGTCACTG AGGAAAGCTTGAAGGCCTTGAAAGAGAAGGCAAAAGAGCCAGAGCCACCAGAGCCAGAACCAGAACCAACGACTGAAGTACTTTTCCTTTGCAGTTATGAAGGCTGTGGCAAGACCTTTATTGATGCTGGTGCTTTGAGGAAGCATTCCCACATCCATGGAGAGAGACAATATGTTTGTCACTATGAGGGTTGTGGAAAG AAATTTTTAGATAGTTCAAAGTTGAAAAGGCACTTTCTAATTCATACGGGAGAAAGAGATTTTATATGTCCCCATGAAGGCTGTGGCAAG GCATTTTCCCTGGATTTCAACCTAAGGTCGCACATGAAAACACATTCACAGGAAAATTATCATATATGCCCATACCCAGATTGTGGAAAGAGATACGCTCATGAGTACAAGCTAAAGAACCACATTGCATCTCACCATGAAAAG AACGTGCCTGTGGATGTGGCAAAATACACCCCACCCTCAGAAAAGCAGAACAAAACTCCTAAGCCTTCTTCTGGGGTTTATGCATCTGCATCATCTGACCGCCCTTATGCGTGTCCTTACGAAGGGTGTGAAAAGGCCTACATCCATGAATACAAGCTTAAACTCCATTTGAGGAGAGAGCATCCTGGGCACACATCTGATGAGAATGCAGAGAATGCTGCTGCTAATGCTGATAATGAGATGGATGAAGCCAGTGATCAAGATGCTTATGTAGGAAAACGTGTAAATGGAAAAAGTCAGAAACAAAGCAGGCCCAAACCAAACTTGAAGTTGCCTCCTGCAAAAATTACACAGCGCAAAGGCTCGACTCCATCTCCTGCACCTGTAAATGTAATTAAAAAACCATGGCCTGCCAAAGAAGAAGCTTATGAGGAAGAAGATAGTGAAGAAACAGAGGAGGACCGTGACAATGTTGAGGATGGTTGGAGGTACGCAGAAaataatgaggatgatgatgaagaaacaGAGTATGAAGACTAG